In Streptomyces seoulensis, the following are encoded in one genomic region:
- a CDS encoding Rv1733c family protein: MRTISGVWRWRGNPLRRPTDLAEAWVCLVALLLTLVAMPVVGVVTGSATQDSLRRSVREQRHTRHLVTATVLRTLAQAPPEADPDTGAARTSRSRVVAGWTAPDGSRRQGAVLAEVKSPRAGEHFRLWTDPAGRITTRPLDSATARAHAVLAGFGAAVVAAGLIESVRRLVVWRMVRRRHASWDRAWDRAGPDWGKADTGS, encoded by the coding sequence GTGCGGACCATCAGCGGTGTGTGGCGCTGGCGCGGCAATCCGCTGCGCCGCCCGACCGATCTCGCGGAGGCATGGGTGTGCCTCGTCGCGCTGTTGCTGACGCTCGTGGCGATGCCCGTCGTCGGCGTCGTCACCGGGTCGGCGACACAGGACTCGCTGCGGCGGTCGGTGCGCGAGCAGCGGCACACCCGGCATCTGGTCACGGCCACCGTGCTTCGCACCCTCGCACAGGCCCCGCCCGAGGCCGATCCCGACACCGGCGCGGCCCGTACCTCGCGCAGCCGGGTGGTGGCCGGGTGGACCGCGCCGGACGGCAGCCGCCGGCAGGGCGCGGTGCTGGCCGAGGTCAAGTCCCCCCGCGCGGGTGAGCACTTCAGGCTGTGGACGGACCCGGCCGGGCGAATAACGACCCGGCCACTGGACTCCGCCACCGCGCGGGCGCACGCGGTGCTGGCCGGTTTCGGCGCCGCCGTGGTGGCGGCCGGGCTCATCGAGAGCGTGCGGCGCCTCGTCGTGTGGCGCATGGTCCGCCGCCGCCACGCGAGTTGGGACCGCGCCTGGGACCGGGCGGGCCCGGACTGGGGCAAGGCCGACACGGGCAGCTAG